Genomic window (Thermodesulfovibrionia bacterium):
GTATCGAGGCGCTGAAGAGCCTGCGTGAATATCCTACAACTGCGCACATTCCCGTCATAGCCATCAGCGCCAATGCAATGCCGCATGATATCAGCAAAGGACTGGATGCGGGATTCTTCAGCTATCTCACCAAGCCGATCAATGTGATAGATTTCATGAATACGCTGGATAAGGCGCTGGAATTTGCTAAAAAAGGATCAGACTCTAAATCAATATGATGGTAAGTGATGCTGATATTCTTAATGCAGGCATTCTGATCGTTGATGATCAGGTAGCAAATGTGCAGCTACTCGAGCAGATGCTGAGCAGCGCCGGCTACACGAACATTACATCTACGATGGACCCGCATGCTGTCTGCGGCATGTATCGCGATAACCGCTATGACCTGATCCTGCTTGATCTCCTTATGCCCGGCATGGATGGATTTCAGGTGATGGAAGCATTAAAGGCGATCGAAACGGACGGCTACCTTCCAATCCTCGTGATCACAGCCCAACCTGGGCACAAGCTGAGGGCGCTTGAAGCAGGCGCAAAGGATTTCATCAGCAAACCCATTGATCTCCTCGAAGTAAAGACACGCATCCGCAATATGCTCGAAGTGCGCTTGTTGTACAAGAAGATAGAGAATGACAACAATGTGCTGGAAGAACGGGTGAGGGAAAGGACCGCATCTCTTGCAGAAGAGATCGAGAAGGTCAGGCAGTTAAAAGACCAGTTGCGTGATGAGAACATATACCTTAAGGAAGAATTTAATTTATTGCACTCACACAAGAACATCGTGGGCAACAGTGAAGCGATAAAGACTGTGCTGAAGCAGATAGAACAGGTTGCGGGAACAGAGTCAACGGTCTTGATACAGGGCGGGACAGGCACCGGAAAGGAACTGGTCGCAAACGCTATCCATGGCATCAGCTCCCGAAAGGACCGGCTCATGATCAAAGTCAACTGTGCAGCCCTGCCGCCGACGCTCATCGAAAGTGAACTCTTCGGCCGCGAGAAGGGCGCCTTTACCGGCTCGATATCAAAGCAGATAGGCCGTTTTGAGCTTGCGCATACTTCAACTATTTTTCTTGATGAGATTGACTCACTGCCGCTGGAACTTCAGGCAAAGCTGCTTCGTGTATTGGAGAGCGGAGAATTTGAGCGACTGGGCAGCCCAAAGACCATGAAGGTTGACGTCAGGATAATTTCTGCTACGAACTGTGATCTTGGCAAGGCTGTTATTGATGGCAGATTCAGGCAAGACCTTTACTATCGTTTGAATGTCTTTCAGATCGATGTGCCGCCTCTTCGCGAACGCCGGGAGGATATACTGCCGCTCGTATGGTCTTTTGTGCAGGAGTTTTGCAAGAGGATGGGCAAGCGTATCGAATCAATACCGCAGAAGAGCGTTGAAGCCCTGCAGGCCTATCCATGGCCGGGCAACATAAGGGAACTGAAGAATGTTGTTGA
Coding sequences:
- a CDS encoding sigma-54 dependent transcriptional regulator, with the protein product MMVSDADILNAGILIVDDQVANVQLLEQMLSSAGYTNITSTMDPHAVCGMYRDNRYDLILLDLLMPGMDGFQVMEALKAIETDGYLPILVITAQPGHKLRALEAGAKDFISKPIDLLEVKTRIRNMLEVRLLYKKIENDNNVLEERVRERTASLAEEIEKVRQLKDQLRDENIYLKEEFNLLHSHKNIVGNSEAIKTVLKQIEQVAGTESTVLIQGGTGTGKELVANAIHGISSRKDRLMIKVNCAALPPTLIESELFGREKGAFTGSISKQIGRFELAHTSTIFLDEIDSLPLELQAKLLRVLESGEFERLGSPKTMKVDVRIISATNCDLGKAVIDGRFRQDLYYRLNVFQIDVPPLRERREDILPLVWSFVQEFCKRMGKRIESIPQKSVEALQAYPWPGNIRELKNVVERAMIITTGPVLHLDIPKIAHSSANQSETLEDAEKQHIIDALNTTGWRVSGKDGAAKILGINPKTLESRMQKLGIQRNKKNI